The following coding sequences are from one Salvelinus namaycush isolate Seneca chromosome 23, SaNama_1.0, whole genome shotgun sequence window:
- the LOC120018487 gene encoding E3 ubiquitin-protein ligase RNF186-like gives KDDMAEVDSASSGAEHPSGLETAFPYEEYECKICYNYFDLDRRAPKILECLHTFCEECLNTLHLREERPWRISCPICRHRTPVPDYRIQNLPNNTKVTEDFPLYIDSDPLPQDALPLYPPRLHPALVALRREEASGASTSQATPSTTLSTATTLSQDSVHYGSCQSCKRVALTTGCVCVIFSFLSMLVLLFMGLIFVHSHSSPPSPAGPICLSVASILAMFSVVVTWLICWLKYRPDHETGRSSGTNRRNA, from the coding sequence AAAGATGACATGGCAGAGGTAGATTCAGCATCCAGTGGAGCAGAACACCCGAGCGGCCTGGAGACAGCATTCCCGTACGAGGAGTATGAATGCAAAATATGTTACAATTATTTCGACCTTGACCGTCGCGCGCCAAAGATTTTAGAATGCTTGCACACATTTTGCGAGGAGTGCCTGAACACTCTCCATCTCCGCGAGGAGCGTCCATGGCGCATCAGCTGCCCTATATGTCGCCACAGGACACCCGTACCGGACTATCGGATACAAAACCTACCCAATAATACCAAGGTAACGGAGGATTTCCCCTTGTACATTGACTCTGACCCTCTGCCTCAGGATGCTTTGCCCCTCTACCCTCCCCGGTTGCACCCCGCACTCGTCGCCCTCAGGCGCGAGGAGGCATCGGGGGCGTCCACGAGCCAAGCTACCCCCTCCACTACCTTGTCCACGGCCACTACCCTCTCCCAGGACTCGGTGCACTATGGAAGCTGTCAGAGCTGCAAGCGGGTTGCCCTGACTACGGGCTGTGTGTGCGTGATCTTCTCCTTTCTGTCCATGCTGGTTCTGCTCTTCATGGGCCTGATCTTCGTGCACAGTCACAGCAGCCCACCCTCGCCCGCGGGACCCATCTGCCTGTCGGTGGCCAGCATCCTAGCCATGTTCTCGGTGGTCGTCACGTGGCTGATCTGCTGGTTAAAATATAGACCCGATCACGAGACAGGCCGCTCATCTGGAACGAATAGGCGGAACGCctga
- the LOC120018488 gene encoding LOW QUALITY PROTEIN: sphingosine-1-phosphate phosphatase 2-like (The sequence of the model RefSeq protein was modified relative to this genomic sequence to represent the inferred CDS: substituted 1 base at 1 genomic stop codon), with translation MKIQLYPLIISVQIRWQPSSVLTVVSHPTAHVQAVKSKLSARPQYERRNRLLYLLFLVSAGLGHEVFYITFPPCLHWNLDPFHCRRLVNIWTMVMYIGQAQKAVLKLPRPLAPPVVXLEKRVDAVYGLPTTHAMAATTILSVASRVQFEVGLLVAVVLSV, from the exons ATGAAAATCCAGTTGTATCCCCTCATCATCAGTGTTCAGATCCGCTG GCAGCCTTCATCAGTTCTAACGGTCGTCTCGCACCCAACTGCGCATGTtcaggccgtcaaatcaaag CTGTCTGCTAGGCCGCAGTATGAGAGGAGGAATCGGCTGCTATACCTCCTGTTCCTGGTGTCAGCTGGGCTGGGTCACGAGGTCTTCTACATCACCTTCCCGCCTTGCTTACACTGGAACCTGGACCCCTTCCACTGCAGACGTCTCGTCAACATCTGGACC atGGTAATGTACATCGGCCAGGCCCAGAAGGCTGTGCTGAAGCTGCCTCGTCCTCTAGCGCCCCCAGTGGTTTAGCTGGAGAAGCGTGTGGACGCTGTGTATGGCCTTCCCACCACCCACGCCATGGCCGCCACCACCATCCTCAGTGTCGCTTCCAGGGTTCAG TTTGAAGTGGGTCTGCTTGTGGCGGTGGTGTTGTCTGTGTAG